From Draconibacterium halophilum, one genomic window encodes:
- a CDS encoding RelA/SpoT family protein, producing the protein MEPREQIYTRYDHLKEFCQLTWDDASFLKLENAFDFTKQVLGETRFSHGEVILSHSIEVASIIAMEIGLEPDSVITGLLHNVMYAGLKEKVTEKEIGEKFGTHISLILEGMAKINALGTDTIDLHSENYRKLMLAMAGDVRVILVKIADRLQVMRNLEVYNEANQQKLAHETQYLYAPLAHRLGLYNITSEMQDICLKIQKPDEYHYVVNRLKETERERASFVAEFVKPIEKKLQQRGLKFSMKARTKSISSINTKMRKKNVSFDEVMDLFAIRVILDSEPENEKADCWTAYSFVTEEYQTNPNRLRDWITIPKSNGYESLHTTVMGPHKKWVEIQIRTKRMDEVAEKGLAAHWKYKGGKESGFDSWLAGIRDILENPGLNAVDFIDHFNTDIYSDEIFIFTPKGDLKKMPLGSTVLDFAYEIHSRIGDTCVGGKINGKKVTLKHQLKNGDQIEIDTSNNQKPKLDWLDFVVTSKAKNRVKASLNEDRNRQAIDGREMLLRKFKNWKLDLNDDAIRKILKHFGFKLAVDFYYEIAIGKIDTLEVKSLFLEKEEEDSTKKAVEELLPTSEAKNLTYDGGDDFLIIDNNLKNVNYKLSKCCNPVFGDRIFGFVTINDGIKIHRANCPNAPQMRARFPYRIIKTVWKDNTSSSSFLTSLHISGTDEVGIVSEITHIISKDIGTQMRSINISSDKGNFEGILQISVYNLDHLEFLIHKLKKVKGVISVTRGEK; encoded by the coding sequence ATGGAACCCAGAGAACAAATATATACCAGGTATGATCACTTAAAGGAATTTTGCCAGTTAACCTGGGATGACGCTTCTTTTCTAAAACTAGAGAATGCATTTGATTTTACCAAACAAGTACTTGGGGAAACCCGTTTTTCTCACGGCGAAGTAATTTTGAGCCATTCCATTGAAGTAGCCTCTATAATTGCAATGGAGATTGGTCTTGAGCCCGACTCTGTAATTACCGGGTTGTTGCACAATGTTATGTATGCCGGCTTAAAAGAAAAGGTAACCGAAAAAGAAATTGGTGAGAAATTTGGTACGCACATCAGTTTAATTCTGGAAGGCATGGCCAAGATTAATGCGTTGGGAACCGATACCATTGATCTTCATTCGGAAAATTACAGAAAACTAATGCTTGCAATGGCTGGCGATGTTCGTGTTATTCTGGTGAAAATTGCCGACCGTTTGCAGGTTATGCGCAACCTGGAAGTATACAATGAGGCGAATCAGCAAAAACTGGCCCACGAAACACAATATTTATACGCTCCACTGGCACACAGGCTTGGTTTATACAATATAACCTCCGAGATGCAGGATATATGTCTAAAAATTCAAAAGCCTGACGAGTATCATTACGTAGTAAACCGTTTGAAAGAAACGGAACGTGAACGAGCCAGTTTTGTAGCCGAGTTTGTTAAGCCCATTGAGAAAAAATTACAGCAGCGCGGGTTGAAATTTTCGATGAAAGCACGTACGAAATCTATTTCGTCGATAAATACCAAAATGCGTAAAAAAAATGTTTCTTTCGACGAGGTGATGGACCTGTTTGCTATTCGGGTAATTCTCGATTCGGAACCTGAAAATGAAAAAGCCGACTGCTGGACAGCCTATTCGTTTGTTACCGAAGAGTATCAAACCAACCCGAACCGATTGCGCGATTGGATTACGATTCCAAAATCAAATGGTTACGAGTCGCTGCATACAACGGTAATGGGGCCACATAAAAAATGGGTTGAAATTCAGATCCGTACCAAACGAATGGACGAGGTTGCCGAAAAAGGATTAGCTGCACACTGGAAATATAAAGGAGGCAAAGAATCGGGTTTTGATTCGTGGTTGGCCGGAATTCGCGATATTCTTGAAAATCCCGGATTAAATGCGGTTGATTTTATCGATCACTTTAATACGGATATTTACAGTGATGAAATATTTATTTTCACGCCAAAAGGAGATTTGAAGAAAATGCCATTGGGATCAACCGTGTTGGATTTTGCTTATGAAATTCACTCGCGTATTGGCGATACTTGTGTTGGCGGAAAAATAAATGGTAAAAAGGTTACTTTAAAACACCAGCTTAAAAACGGTGATCAAATTGAAATTGATACTTCGAATAACCAGAAACCCAAGTTGGACTGGCTCGATTTTGTAGTAACATCAAAAGCTAAAAACCGGGTTAAGGCGAGTTTAAACGAAGATAGAAACCGCCAGGCAATCGATGGGAGGGAGATGTTATTACGCAAATTTAAAAACTGGAAACTGGATTTAAATGACGATGCGATAAGAAAAATTCTGAAACACTTTGGATTTAAACTTGCCGTTGATTTTTACTATGAAATAGCAATTGGTAAAATTGATACGCTGGAAGTAAAATCGCTGTTTCTTGAAAAAGAAGAAGAAGATTCAACTAAAAAAGCTGTTGAAGAACTGTTGCCAACCAGTGAGGCTAAAAACCTGACGTACGATGGTGGCGACGATTTTCTAATCATTGACAATAATCTGAAAAATGTAAACTACAAGCTTTCCAAATGCTGTAATCCTGTTTTTGGCGACCGGATTTTTGGGTTTGTTACCATTAACGATGGAATAAAAATTCATCGTGCCAATTGTCCGAATGCACCACAAATGAGAGCGCGCTTTCCGTACCGTATCATCAAAACAGTATGGAAAGATAATACCAGTAGTAGTTCGTTTTTAACATCGCTGCATATTTCCGGAACCGACGAAGTTGGTATCGTTTCTGAAATTACGCATATCATTTCAAAAGATATAGGCACTCAAATGCGATCGATAAATATTTCAAGCGATAAAGGCAATTTTGAAGGAATATTGCAGATATCGGTTTATAATCTCGATCACCTTGAATTTCTTATTCATAAACTAAAAAAGGTAAAAGGTGTTATTTCTGTAACAAGGGGAGAGAAATAG